One stretch of Candidatus Poribacteria bacterium DNA includes these proteins:
- a CDS encoding class II aldolase/adducin family protein yields the protein MDSTLTNPYLVNALTSPPPQSYRYKRWQERGYHPDLRPISSDSECGTLIGQMGWVGAHAHAREYLWATAGNMGSVLTEAVEDACLIPYEASPRYQLPPQIVVKGLAGRHVLLTKSGSRLDMIGIEHPALNLTIIEVEPDGVYYRMRFGTPDQTTLDQDRNGISPPAPTSEMFHYMLIFDQLEEQGFNALVHLQPKFLNLISRTEHGAPDRFYNFLRGYEPETPIIYDASSGIGFVEERAPGIPELSYESLRLFQNGRNAERHILYWVGHGTFSRGKDLLDAYKHAEYFEAAARMAWEANQQRVDAQAYTEEIVSCILREFNANREASAKPDPDFEDIDTPVQSENVYNYP from the coding sequence GTGGATTCAACATTAACCAATCCATATCTGGTAAATGCCTTAACGTCACCGCCGCCGCAGAGTTATCGTTACAAACGTTGGCAAGAGCGGGGTTATCATCCCGACTTACGTCCAATTTCTTCTGACAGTGAATGTGGAACGTTAATAGGACAAATGGGCTGGGTAGGTGCGCATGCGCACGCTCGTGAATACTTATGGGCAACCGCTGGTAATATGGGATCAGTTTTAACAGAGGCGGTTGAGGACGCATGCCTTATCCCTTACGAGGCATCGCCGCGCTACCAATTGCCTCCGCAGATTGTTGTTAAGGGGTTAGCAGGACGACACGTGCTACTCACAAAATCGGGCTCACGTCTGGACATGATTGGCATTGAACATCCTGCCCTTAACTTAACCATTATTGAGGTTGAACCCGATGGCGTGTATTACCGGATGCGTTTCGGTACACCGGATCAGACGACTTTGGATCAGGATAGAAACGGTATTTCGCCGCCAGCACCGACGAGTGAGATGTTCCATTATATGCTTATTTTTGACCAGTTAGAGGAACAAGGGTTTAATGCGCTTGTTCACCTGCAACCGAAGTTTTTGAACCTCATCTCTCGTACGGAGCACGGCGCGCCGGACCGATTTTACAACTTCCTCAGAGGGTATGAACCGGAAACGCCTATTATATACGACGCATCCAGCGGTATTGGGTTCGTAGAAGAACGAGCACCCGGTATCCCAGAACTATCCTATGAAAGCTTGCGGCTGTTCCAGAATGGCCGGAATGCGGAGCGTCATATTCTCTATTGGGTGGGGCATGGAACATTTTCACGCGGCAAGGATCTCCTTGATGCTTACAAACATGCGGAGTATTTTGAAGCCGCGGCGCGAATGGCGTGGGAGGCGAATCAGCAACGTGTTGATGCACAAGCCTATACGGAGGAGATTGTCAGTTGTATCTTACGCGAGTTCAACGCAAACCGTGAGGCATCTGCTAAACCAGATCCAGATTTCGAGGATATTGATACCCCAGTGCAGTCTGAAAACGTCTATAATTACCCTTAG
- a CDS encoding CapA family protein, which produces MELPASDTVSVDEISVLAVGDITVSARMTPLIENEGAGVFFQGTAALIRSADVATASLNTSISERGEPRYGIEKPFRSAPGLGRALGNAGFDAVSLATPHIMDFGLEALEDTITELEWYDVKPIGAGLNAETAKLPAWVPVKFKESEPAKVALLAYYRMNEFTRYTEDPLAYAVYSEMTAAVEQAEAEAKLVIVWLHWGSKGHSTNDTIGRQRIFAQALIDAGADMVLCQQLHTFGGIELYQGKPIVYSLSDFIYDTYDKQHSHIVIPKATFDSRLLKSIELIPILTDPAKTPVRPGKSTEPPKKPDIEKQFPSVLMGEAAIETLQDYKRRCAELGTEVFIEGERGWIR; this is translated from the coding sequence GTGGAACTCCCAGCGAGTGATACAGTTTCCGTTGATGAGATTTCGGTTCTTGCTGTCGGTGATATTACTGTAAGTGCTCGTATGACACCCTTGATTGAAAATGAGGGAGCGGGTGTGTTTTTTCAAGGAACAGCTGCCCTGATTCGGTCCGCGGATGTCGCGACCGCTTCCCTGAACACCAGCATCTCGGAAAGAGGTGAACCGCGATACGGTATTGAAAAGCCATTTCGGTCAGCACCGGGACTTGGGAGAGCACTTGGGAATGCAGGGTTTGATGCTGTTTCTTTAGCCACTCCACACATAATGGACTTCGGTCTTGAGGCGTTGGAGGATACAATCACCGAGTTGGAGTGGTATGATGTTAAACCGATCGGTGCTGGTCTGAATGCCGAAACAGCAAAACTTCCGGCATGGGTACCAGTCAAATTCAAGGAATCCGAACCTGCCAAAGTTGCATTGTTGGCATATTATCGGATGAATGAGTTCACACGCTACACTGAGGATCCGCTCGCTTACGCTGTTTATAGTGAAATGACAGCTGCTGTTGAGCAAGCGGAGGCAGAAGCGAAACTTGTGATTGTCTGGTTGCATTGGGGAAGCAAAGGGCACTCTACGAATGATACAATCGGGCGGCAACGAATTTTTGCGCAAGCACTGATTGACGCAGGGGCGGACATGGTGTTATGTCAGCAGCTTCATACGTTTGGCGGTATTGAGTTGTATCAAGGCAAACCGATTGTCTACAGTCTCTCAGATTTTATCTATGACACTTACGATAAACAGCACTCACACATAGTTATCCCGAAAGCGACGTTTGATTCCAGACTTCTGAAGTCGATTGAATTAATTCCGATTTTGACGGATCCGGCGAAAACGCCGGTACGCCCTGGAAAGTCCACGGAACCCCCAAAAAAACCCGATATTGAGAAGCAGTTTCCGAGCGTCCTAATGGGGGAAGCGGCGATAGAAACCTTGCAGGACTATAAACGACGTTGCGCAGAATTGGGGACGGAGGTGTTCATTGAAGGTGAACGAGGGTGGATTCGGTAG
- the rpoC gene encoding DNA-directed RNA polymerase subunit beta', which translates to MNTTFDSISIKIASPDQIKDEAKQTSCRRRNPAQATDGPFICPEKGTCSCGEVKKAETINYRSFRPEPEGLFCEAIFGPQKDWECNCGKYKRIKHKGMICDRCGVEITQQRVRRDRLGYIQLAAPVSHIWYFKGIPSRIGTFCELSSRDVERVLYFEGFIVVEVTDPDCPLEPGQVLTEIEYIEHSNKHWGGFRAGTGAEVIREILSGIDLEEEMEKLTKDLEETTSHQKKLKIAKQLKQMADFAEVGQRPEWMILDVIPVIPPDLRPLVPLEGGRFATSDLNDLYRRVINRNNRLRKLIQLRSPEVILRNEKRMLQEAVDAFFDNGRHGRRVTGPGNRPLKSLADVLKGKIGRFRQNLLGKRVDYSGRSVIVVGPELGLHQCGIPKRMAVELFKPFIIERLQAYGYTQTIKRAKHIAEHVDSNSPVWEVVEEVIADHPVLLNRPPTLHRLGIQAFLPVLVEGKSIRIPPLVCKAFNADFDGDQMAVHVPLTVEAQAEAKLLMLSSHNILKPSHGDPIAVPELDMVLGPSFLTKELPEHAEDAMLLHTAYTTDDASAFDALREKPWHHRRYTHPEEAIIAHAAGQLKLHDSIQLFCASNGNGKTAEPILTTVGRVIFNEVLPSELEWEDEHSQQNIPFFNAEAGGRELSDLIHRCFNELGTRATTEVLEKVQKLAFEYATLSGISPGITDYITPDNRDELLNEAREQIGSLLDGAATTEREEHENEQIRIWLDAITEVENTMFSDLPQIETSLVERGDPRKIHPYVDPYGEEVADGTVEGFSPVHIMADSGARARKNPFTQISAVIGLKAKQSGEILIPPITTSYRDGLDVLDYFNSTYGSRKGLVDTAMKTAASGYLTRKLVDVAQDVRVTVEDCGTLNNIQKFATEGGDLAFKISGRTAGEDILNPETGDLLVSADTVISAQMADQIDALSIKVVKVRSVLTCQANEGVCSKCYGNDLTTNDLVNVGEAVGIIAAQSIGEPGTQLTMRTFHTGGAVEDVSEARQRRILSKVSGTIHFRDFQPGRTVEKEGGLWVATENRANLDGPAYKVEQVNHPECQLREGELLSEKQYTENAERYKGFDTKTWLYEITAVSDNGCDLKVGDRLSQAEYIKAQMDYGFQRFVTPKYRVTRVQHPKLSLTTGTELTEEEIEQLKADIRQGIEGEWHYLNAETGERIAVENLTATQGNASPERTDNGEDEASGRDASFKRVYCITEIDKKTSKDFGFKVGDEIEPEKIAPLLNPFEVDTKPVYVVNTEVAEFAVGQTLTAREYEDARTEYQQLERAFKVEKQDVERHFVTTLYHPECPFEIGEELSGTALTRARKRFTGFDAQRLRHRITQVYHPDCPLKPGDLISDNEAKQFGERYPGFITSQSESTAGSFEAERLYRVTAVNHPDCPLEVGELLTQKESSANRRQYKGLEVNRHYEVTHIEDGTTALEAGQRLTEIEYKAHRKTDPTLVEKVTSHYHVVSVHHPELNLEVGAELTDKEYKAFHRQFKGFDVELVHRVLEDKRDVDEQLEPGTILTSKEFRVIDKANLQVTHTVTEVHHPNCSYAVDDELSSEDYENAKAKFPGFEVDELTLRMRIEVETADGSRVPHVIPADYSFSLSEGDSIRKGDALAELHERTANLDIVVGIPRVTELFEARRPKRESAAQIAEIEGYVRSAGTKSGIPAYRIEHEGYQSRVYQIPDEKRRVAEGDWVNAGEPLTDGFLNPHDILSIGRTTIEGVSVEGEEAVWSYLVDEVQKVYPNGAINDKHVEAIVRQMLTKIRITDPGDTNFYPNDEVQRRQFERINSEIVEKGGTPATGEPILQSISKASLSTDSFISAASFQQTTKVLTDAAVGGQTDRLFGLKENVILGRLIPAGSGFSGFQNLEVSPIESEISETGDDD; encoded by the coding sequence ATGAATACGACATTTGACAGTATCTCCATAAAGATAGCCTCGCCTGATCAAATTAAAGATGAGGCGAAGCAGACCAGTTGTAGACGTCGAAATCCTGCTCAAGCAACAGATGGTCCTTTTATCTGCCCTGAGAAAGGGACGTGTAGCTGCGGCGAGGTTAAGAAAGCGGAAACTATTAACTACCGCTCCTTTCGTCCTGAACCTGAGGGTCTCTTCTGTGAAGCTATCTTTGGACCACAAAAGGACTGGGAGTGTAACTGTGGTAAGTATAAACGGATTAAGCATAAAGGGATGATATGCGACCGCTGTGGTGTTGAAATTACACAACAGCGCGTTCGTAGGGACCGACTCGGTTACATCCAGCTTGCCGCACCTGTCTCACATATATGGTACTTCAAAGGTATTCCGTCTCGTATTGGTACTTTCTGTGAGCTTTCCTCGCGTGATGTTGAACGTGTACTCTATTTTGAAGGGTTCATTGTTGTTGAGGTAACCGATCCGGATTGTCCTCTTGAACCTGGGCAGGTGTTAACCGAGATCGAGTATATAGAGCACAGCAACAAGCACTGGGGTGGATTTCGTGCTGGCACCGGTGCAGAAGTCATTCGCGAGATTCTGAGCGGCATTGATCTTGAAGAGGAGATGGAGAAGTTAACCAAAGACTTAGAAGAAACGACAAGCCATCAGAAGAAGCTTAAGATCGCCAAGCAGTTGAAACAGATGGCTGACTTTGCGGAGGTCGGTCAACGCCCTGAGTGGATGATTTTGGATGTTATCCCTGTCATTCCGCCAGATTTACGCCCCCTTGTTCCACTCGAAGGTGGACGTTTTGCTACCAGTGATCTCAACGATCTATATCGCCGTGTCATCAATCGGAACAACCGACTCCGTAAACTGATACAGCTTCGCTCTCCAGAGGTGATTCTCCGAAACGAGAAGCGGATGCTGCAGGAAGCGGTCGATGCCTTCTTCGACAATGGACGGCACGGTAGACGTGTCACCGGTCCGGGTAACCGCCCCCTCAAATCCCTTGCCGATGTCCTCAAGGGTAAGATTGGACGGTTCCGTCAAAATCTTCTCGGCAAACGGGTTGACTATTCCGGACGGAGTGTTATCGTTGTCGGACCCGAATTAGGGTTGCACCAATGCGGAATTCCGAAACGGATGGCAGTGGAGTTGTTTAAGCCGTTCATTATTGAACGACTTCAAGCTTATGGATATACGCAAACGATTAAGCGTGCAAAGCATATTGCTGAACACGTTGACTCCAATTCGCCTGTGTGGGAAGTGGTAGAGGAAGTCATTGCGGATCATCCGGTCTTACTCAACCGTCCGCCGACGTTGCACCGACTCGGGATTCAGGCGTTTTTGCCTGTTTTGGTAGAGGGCAAGTCTATCAGAATTCCGCCACTTGTTTGTAAGGCGTTCAATGCCGACTTTGATGGCGACCAGATGGCGGTTCATGTGCCGCTCACCGTAGAAGCGCAGGCTGAGGCGAAACTCCTGATGCTCAGTAGTCATAACATCCTCAAACCCTCACACGGTGATCCGATTGCTGTGCCGGAACTCGATATGGTGCTTGGACCCAGTTTCCTCACAAAAGAGCTGCCAGAGCATGCTGAGGATGCGATGCTTTTGCATACCGCATACACAACGGACGATGCCTCCGCTTTTGATGCCCTCCGTGAAAAACCGTGGCATCACCGCCGCTACACGCATCCAGAAGAGGCGATCATTGCTCATGCAGCAGGTCAACTCAAGCTGCACGACAGTATCCAACTCTTCTGTGCATCTAACGGAAATGGAAAAACAGCGGAGCCGATTCTCACCACAGTGGGTAGGGTTATTTTTAACGAAGTGCTGCCGTCTGAATTAGAATGGGAAGATGAACATTCCCAGCAGAATATTCCGTTTTTCAATGCCGAAGCTGGGGGAAGGGAATTATCTGATCTAATCCATCGCTGTTTCAACGAGTTGGGCACCCGCGCCACAACCGAGGTGCTTGAGAAAGTACAAAAGCTCGCTTTTGAATATGCGACGTTGAGTGGCATTTCGCCGGGTATCACGGATTACATTACACCTGACAATCGGGACGAATTGCTGAATGAGGCGCGGGAACAAATTGGTTCCCTCCTTGATGGTGCCGCGACAACCGAACGCGAAGAGCATGAAAACGAACAGATTCGTATCTGGTTGGATGCGATTACGGAAGTAGAGAACACAATGTTCTCTGACCTGCCCCAGATAGAGACATCCCTTGTTGAGCGAGGTGACCCACGGAAGATTCATCCGTATGTTGATCCCTATGGGGAAGAGGTGGCTGACGGGACGGTGGAAGGCTTCAGCCCAGTACATATCATGGCGGATAGTGGTGCGCGCGCACGGAAAAATCCGTTTACGCAAATCAGTGCGGTTATTGGGTTGAAGGCGAAACAGAGCGGCGAAATCCTCATTCCACCAATTACGACATCTTATCGCGACGGTTTGGATGTGCTTGACTATTTCAACTCTACCTACGGGTCGCGTAAAGGTTTGGTTGATACGGCGATGAAAACCGCTGCATCTGGATACCTTACCCGAAAACTTGTAGATGTTGCTCAGGATGTCCGTGTTACTGTTGAGGATTGCGGTACGCTGAACAACATCCAAAAGTTTGCGACAGAGGGAGGCGACCTCGCCTTTAAGATCAGCGGACGCACTGCTGGTGAGGATATCCTCAATCCAGAGACCGGCGATCTGCTTGTTTCAGCAGATACTGTTATCTCCGCACAGATGGCAGACCAGATTGACGCGCTCAGTATAAAAGTGGTGAAAGTACGTTCCGTGCTTACCTGTCAAGCTAATGAAGGCGTTTGCTCAAAATGCTATGGTAACGATTTAACGACGAATGACCTCGTCAATGTTGGTGAAGCGGTCGGTATTATTGCTGCACAATCTATCGGTGAACCCGGCACGCAGCTCACCATGCGGACGTTCCACACCGGCGGTGCTGTTGAAGACGTTTCGGAGGCGAGACAGCGCAGAATTCTGTCTAAGGTGAGTGGCACTATACATTTCCGAGATTTCCAACCGGGACGGACGGTCGAAAAAGAGGGTGGACTCTGGGTAGCTACTGAAAACAGGGCAAATCTTGATGGACCCGCCTACAAGGTAGAACAGGTTAATCACCCCGAGTGTCAATTGCGTGAAGGTGAATTGCTCAGTGAAAAGCAGTATACGGAAAATGCCGAACGTTATAAAGGCTTTGATACGAAGACGTGGCTGTATGAAATCACAGCTGTCTCAGATAACGGCTGCGACTTGAAGGTCGGTGATCGACTGTCACAGGCAGAATATATCAAGGCACAGATGGATTATGGATTTCAGAGGTTTGTAACGCCAAAATACCGTGTGACGCGGGTGCAACATCCTAAACTCTCCCTGACCACTGGTACGGAACTGACTGAGGAAGAGATAGAGCAATTGAAAGCAGATATCCGTCAGGGGATTGAGGGAGAATGGCACTACTTGAATGCTGAAACAGGTGAGCGTATTGCTGTTGAGAACCTTACGGCAACCCAAGGTAATGCTTCTCCTGAACGCACTGATAACGGAGAAGACGAAGCCTCTGGGCGCGATGCGAGTTTTAAGCGTGTGTATTGTATAACTGAGATAGATAAAAAAACAAGCAAAGACTTCGGATTTAAGGTAGGAGACGAAATTGAACCGGAGAAAATCGCGCCATTGCTTAATCCGTTTGAGGTGGATACAAAGCCTGTTTACGTTGTTAATACAGAAGTTGCCGAATTTGCTGTTGGACAGACGTTAACGGCGCGTGAATACGAAGATGCCCGCACGGAGTATCAGCAGCTTGAACGCGCATTTAAAGTTGAGAAGCAGGATGTTGAAAGACACTTTGTGACGACTTTGTATCATCCCGAATGTCCGTTTGAAATCGGTGAAGAGTTAAGCGGGACAGCCTTAACGCGAGCACGTAAGCGGTTTACAGGTTTCGATGCCCAAAGGTTACGACACCGTATAACGCAGGTTTACCATCCTGACTGTCCGCTCAAGCCAGGGGATCTGATTAGCGACAACGAGGCAAAACAGTTTGGTGAGCGTTATCCGGGGTTCATTACGTCTCAGAGTGAGAGCACCGCTGGCAGCTTTGAGGCGGAACGCTTATATCGTGTTACGGCTGTTAATCATCCTGACTGTCCATTGGAAGTTGGCGAACTTTTGACCCAGAAGGAATCATCTGCGAATCGCCGACAGTATAAGGGATTGGAAGTTAATCGTCATTATGAAGTGACACACATCGAAGATGGCACCACGGCGTTAGAAGCGGGTCAACGTCTTACCGAAATTGAGTATAAGGCGCACCGGAAAACGGATCCCACATTGGTGGAAAAGGTCACGAGCCACTACCATGTCGTTAGTGTACATCATCCTGAATTGAATTTAGAGGTTGGTGCCGAACTAACTGACAAGGAATATAAGGCGTTTCATCGGCAGTTCAAGGGATTTGATGTTGAACTTGTCCACCGAGTCCTTGAGGACAAGCGAGATGTTGATGAGCAGCTTGAACCCGGTACGATTCTGACCTCGAAAGAATTCCGTGTCATTGACAAGGCGAACTTGCAGGTGACCCACACTGTCACTGAAGTCCATCACCCAAATTGTTCGTATGCTGTCGATGATGAATTGTCATCAGAAGACTACGAGAACGCGAAAGCAAAGTTCCCTGGGTTTGAAGTCGATGAACTTACCTTGCGGATGCGTATTGAGGTGGAAACAGCGGATGGAAGCCGTGTGCCGCATGTTATTCCTGCCGACTACTCCTTCTCTTTATCGGAAGGTGATAGCATTCGGAAGGGAGATGCGCTTGCGGAACTCCATGAAAGGACAGCAAACCTCGACATTGTTGTGGGTATTCCGCGTGTCACTGAGTTGTTTGAAGCGCGTCGTCCGAAACGCGAGAGTGCCGCTCAAATTGCTGAGATCGAAGGTTATGTCCGATCTGCTGGCACGAAGTCAGGTATTCCTGCCTACCGCATTGAACATGAGGGATACCAGAGTCGCGTCTACCAGATTCCTGATGAGAAGCGACGCGTTGCTGAGGGGGATTGGGTGAATGCTGGTGAACCTCTCACCGACGGTTTTCTCAATCCGCACGATATTTTGAGTATCGGACGTACTACCATTGAAGGGGTGTCTGTTGAAGGTGAAGAGGCGGTCTGGTCATATCTCGTTGATGAAGTTCAGAAGGTCTATCCGAACGGTGCTATCAACGATAAACACGTTGAAGCGATCGTGCGGCAGATGCTGACCAAAATCCGTATCACTGACCCCGGCGACACGAACTTCTATCCGAACGATGAAGTGCAACGCAGGCAATTTGAACGTATCAACAGTGAAATCGTGGAAAAGGGGGGCACGCCTGCTACTGGTGAACCTATTCTCCAGAGCATTAGTAAAGCCTCCTTGAGCACGGATAGTTTCATCTCCGCCGCATCCTTCCAGCAGACGACGAAAGTCCTAACGGATGCCGCTGTTGGTGGACAGACCGATAGACTCTTCGGGCTGAAAGAAAACGTTATTCTCGGTAGACTTATTCCAGCAGGGAGTGGATTCTCTGGTTTCCAGAACTTAGAGGTCTCACCTATTGAGTCGGAGATTAGCGAAACCGGTGATGATGATTAA
- the fumC gene encoding class II fumarate hydratase, protein MRTETDSMGTLHVPDDRYWGAQTQRALQNFKIGEERLPRPAIWALGTIKQAVAQVNADLGLLENRLADTISEAAQEVIDGTLDDHFPLRIWQTGSGTQTNMNVNEVIANRAIEMLGGEMGSKDPIHPNDHVNKSQSTNDVFPTAIHLAMVRQIQEHLLPRLSTLQEAFAEKTSAFGEIVKIGRTHLMDATPLTLGQEFSAYTQQLTAAEQRIKASLPHLSELPIGGTAVGTGLNTHPDYTERVVARLSETTGYQLQRAPNAFEALACRDAVVSASGALKTLAVALFKIANDIRWLASGPRCGLGELQLPEMEPGSSIMPGKVNPTQCEAVTMVCAQVIGNDTTLAFAGANGALQLNVFMPVIAYNALQSIQLLGDACESFRVNCVEGIVPNTEAIGQHLSESLMLVTALTPHIGYDKAAKVAQHAHEQGCTLREAAIALEVLTGEAFDELVVPGHMTRPNLG, encoded by the coding sequence ATGCGAACCGAAACAGATAGTATGGGAACACTTCACGTCCCAGACGACCGGTATTGGGGGGCACAAACACAACGCGCGCTCCAAAATTTTAAGATCGGTGAAGAACGCTTGCCACGTCCCGCTATATGGGCACTCGGCACCATCAAACAGGCAGTCGCACAGGTCAACGCAGACCTCGGGTTGCTTGAAAACCGACTGGCAGACACAATCAGCGAGGCAGCACAAGAAGTTATTGACGGCACCTTAGACGACCATTTTCCCCTCCGTATCTGGCAAACAGGCAGTGGAACCCAGACAAACATGAATGTCAATGAGGTCATCGCAAACCGGGCAATTGAAATGCTTGGCGGTGAAATGGGGAGTAAGGATCCAATCCATCCGAATGACCACGTCAACAAGTCGCAATCGACAAACGATGTCTTCCCGACCGCTATACATCTGGCAATGGTCCGACAGATTCAAGAACATCTCTTACCACGTCTGAGCACATTACAAGAGGCATTTGCAGAAAAGACATCCGCGTTCGGAGAAATCGTTAAAATTGGGCGAACGCACCTGATGGATGCGACACCTCTCACACTCGGACAGGAATTTAGTGCTTACACACAACAACTTACTGCCGCAGAACAACGCATCAAGGCATCACTGCCCCATCTCTCCGAACTGCCGATCGGTGGGACAGCCGTCGGAACGGGATTAAATACACACCCGGATTACACAGAGCGAGTTGTGGCGCGGCTCTCGGAAACAACAGGCTATCAACTCCAACGCGCGCCAAACGCGTTTGAGGCACTCGCCTGTCGGGACGCGGTGGTTAGCGCAAGCGGGGCGTTGAAAACATTGGCGGTCGCGCTCTTCAAAATTGCAAACGACATCCGATGGCTCGCTTCGGGACCGCGGTGTGGTCTCGGTGAACTGCAGTTACCCGAGATGGAACCGGGAAGCTCAATTATGCCCGGAAAGGTAAATCCGACCCAATGCGAAGCCGTCACAATGGTATGTGCGCAGGTGATCGGAAACGATACTACATTGGCATTTGCAGGAGCAAACGGGGCATTGCAACTGAATGTGTTTATGCCTGTGATAGCGTATAACGCTTTACAATCTATACAACTCCTCGGCGATGCGTGCGAATCGTTTCGCGTGAATTGCGTAGAAGGCATCGTACCGAACACTGAAGCGATAGGACAGCACCTCTCCGAATCCTTGATGCTTGTGACGGCACTAACCCCACATATCGGGTATGATAAGGCGGCGAAAGTCGCGCAACACGCACATGAACAAGGATGTACGCTGCGTGAGGCTGCTATTGCGCTTGAAGTCCTGACTGGGGAGGCTTTTGATGAACTCGTCGTGCCGGGGCATATGACACGACCAAATTTGGGGTAA